One genomic region from Rattus norvegicus strain BN/NHsdMcwi chromosome 10, GRCr8, whole genome shotgun sequence encodes:
- the Tmem100 gene encoding transmembrane protein 100 isoform X1, translating into MTEEPTKENLGGPKSPTPVTMEKSPKSEVVVTTVPLVSEVQLTAATGGAELSCYRCIIPFAVVVFITGIVVTAVAYSFNSHGSVISILGLVLLSSGLFLLASSALCWKVRQRNKKVKRRESQTALVVNQRSLFA; encoded by the coding sequence ATGACTGAAGAACCCACAAAAGAGAACCTGGGAGGCCCGAAGTCTCCCACACCTGTGACAATGGAGAAAAGCCCCAAGAGTGAAGTTGTGGTCACCACGGTCCCCTTGGTCAGTGAGGTTCAGCTGACGGCCGCCACCGGGGGTGCCGAACTCTCTTGCTACCGCTGCATCATCCCCTTTGCCGTGGTGGTCTTCATCACCGGGATCGTGGTCACCGCTGTAGCTTACAGCTTCAATTCCCATGGTTCCGTCATCTCCATCTTAGGCCTGGTCCTTCTGTCCTCTGGACTGTTTTTACTAGCCTCCAGCGCGTTGTGCTGGAAGGTGAGACAAAGGAACAAAAAAGTCAAGAGACGCGAGAGTCAGACGGCTCTGGTGGTAAATCAGAGAAGTTTGTTTGCTTAA